AACCGCCGGCCCGAGGCAGGTCCGGCCGACAGGGGAAGAATACTAATATATTAGAATGGGCCGCAAGGGCGGATCGGCACGCGGACGGAGCCGGGGCCAAAATGACGCACATCCCGCCGCACCCTCCTTCGCGGCGGGCCGGGTCCTGGCGGTCCGGCACGGGGCCTCGGGCAGTCATGCGGCAGCGCAATATCAAGTTGTTCAGGGACTTAACGCTTGGTGCTGCCGCGTCTGCGAATTATCCACACTCGCCCTGCGACATTTTGGCCGAAGGCCGCGCCGGCCCGGAAACAGCGCTTGTGATGTACACTAGTATATTAATATAACTCCGCCAGCGAGGCGTGGCGCCCCATCGAGGGCGCAAAGACACCGTCGCAGCGCTCCGACCCTTATGAAGACGGCCGGCAAGCGAGCATCGGCATCCTGTCGAGGACAGGAAAGTGAGGATGAAATGAAAAAGATCCGTGGCTTGCGGTGGCAGATTCTTGCCCTGATGATGCTTGGCACCGTGGTCAACTACATCGATCGCAACACGCTGGGCATTCTGGCTCCGCAGCTCAAGGAACAGCTGCACTTCTCTACCGAGCAGTATTCCTTCGTCGTCAGCGCGTTCCAGCTCTGCTACAGCCTGATGCAGCCGGTCGCCGGCTACATCACCGACCTGATCGGCCTGAAGCTCGGCTACGCCATGTTCGCCATGGTCTGGGGCCTTGCCGCGTCGATGCACGCGCTGGCCGGCGGCTGGCAGTCGATGGCCTTCTTCCGCGGCCTGCTGGGCGTCAGCGAGGCGGCGGCCATGCCGTCGGGCGTCAAGACCTCGACCCTGTGGTTCCCCGCCAAGGAGCGCTCGATCGCCACGGGCTGGTTCAACACCGGCAGCTCGATCGGCGCCATGGTCGCCCCGCCCTTCGTCATCTGGCTGTCGGTGACCTATGACTGGCGCGTCGCCTTCGTCGTCACCGGCCTGCTGGGCGTCGGCATGTCGCTGCTGTGGTTCGCCCTCTACCGCAACCCGGAGAACCATCCGCGCCTGTCCAAGGAAGAGCACCAGTACATCCTGGACGGCCAGGAGCATGTCGAGCTTCCCAAGCCGTCGGTGAAGCGCGTGCTGGGCAAGGGCAAGTTCTGGAGC
Above is a genomic segment from Azospirillum thermophilum containing:
- a CDS encoding MFS transporter, whose product is MKKIRGLRWQILALMMLGTVVNYIDRNTLGILAPQLKEQLHFSTEQYSFVVSAFQLCYSLMQPVAGYITDLIGLKLGYAMFAMVWGLAASMHALAGGWQSMAFFRGLLGVSEAAAMPSGVKTSTLWFPAKERSIATGWFNTGSSIGAMVAPPFVIWLSVTYDWRVAFVVTGLLGVGMSLLWFALYRNPENHPRLSKEEHQYILDGQEHVELPKPSVKRVLGKGKFWSIAAARFLTEPAWQTFSFWIPLYMVSTRGMDIKQFALFAWLPFLFGDLGCILSGYMSPFFVKRFRMSLVNSRIAGVGVGAVCMVGPALISFAVSPIAAIFLFSLGAFAHQMLSSLLYALVTDTFEKQDVATATGFGGMAGYLGGMIFSLIIGQLATTIGYEPLFACLTVFDLTAFAIIALVLGQRRGTATGPVSASIAGAD